One region of Paucibacter aquatile genomic DNA includes:
- a CDS encoding DUF2249 domain-containing protein — MNIDSDHCAVPARNSVIDVRLVAPAQRHVLIFRHFESLPVGAWFELHSDHEPVPLRQQFQSLWPGQFDWEVLEAGPTQWRLRIGRRPAAQSCCGCCSGAR, encoded by the coding sequence ATGAACATCGACTCCGACCACTGCGCCGTGCCGGCCAGAAACTCCGTTATTGATGTGCGACTGGTTGCCCCGGCGCAGCGCCACGTCCTGATCTTCCGGCACTTTGAAAGCTTGCCGGTCGGCGCTTGGTTCGAGCTACACAGCGACCATGAACCTGTTCCGTTGAGGCAGCAGTTCCAGTCCTTGTGGCCCGGTCAGTTCGATTGGGAGGTTTTGGAGGCTGGTCCGACGCAATGGCGTCTTCGTATCGGTCGGCGCCCTGCGGCTCAAAGTTGCTGCGGCTGCTGCAGCGGCGCCCGCTGA
- the ccoG gene encoding cytochrome c oxidase accessory protein CcoG has product MSQSDSPRSSPGATAPRVIPLYVAEAKVYPRSVSGRFANWRWLMVALTQLFFYGVPWLQWNERQALLFDLEAGRFYVLGLLLVPQDFIYLAALLVLSALALFFFTAVAGRLWCGYSCPQTVYTEMFLWIERHTEGDRQARMRLDRSPWSAEKLARKTAKHGGWLLLSLLTGFSFVGYFVPIRELSQQLLHLQLAAWPSFWVLFYAGATYGNAGFLREQMCKYICPYARFQSALIDADSLIISYDAARGEPRGARSRKGPELALGQTADCVGCTLCVQVCPTGIDIRNGLQNECIGCAACIDVCDQVMDRVGAPRGLIRYATENGIKNHWTRSQMLARVLRPRVLIYGAGLFLLSGAFAFSLQQRQDLLIDVVKDRSTMAREVGDGVVENAYRLQLINRSERPLRLNLSAEGLVGLQLQAQGGSQFLLAPAAIGAVPVQLRLPQQAGLAPGTHTVYFVAEDRDLPGSRFRSKAVFYLPR; this is encoded by the coding sequence ATGAGCCAATCTGACTCCCCTCGCTCGTCGCCGGGTGCGACGGCGCCCCGGGTGATTCCGCTGTATGTGGCCGAGGCCAAGGTCTACCCGCGTTCGGTGAGTGGCCGCTTTGCCAACTGGCGCTGGCTGATGGTCGCTCTGACCCAGCTCTTCTTTTACGGCGTGCCCTGGCTGCAGTGGAATGAACGCCAGGCCCTGCTGTTCGATCTGGAGGCTGGGCGTTTCTATGTCCTGGGCCTGTTGTTGGTGCCGCAGGACTTCATCTACCTGGCTGCCTTGCTGGTGCTCAGCGCCCTGGCCTTGTTCTTCTTCACCGCCGTGGCCGGCCGCCTCTGGTGCGGCTACAGCTGCCCGCAGACGGTCTACACGGAGATGTTTCTGTGGATTGAGCGACATACCGAGGGCGATCGCCAGGCGCGCATGCGCCTGGACCGCTCGCCCTGGTCGGCTGAGAAGCTGGCACGCAAGACAGCCAAGCATGGCGGCTGGCTGCTCCTGTCCTTGCTGACCGGCTTCAGCTTCGTCGGCTACTTCGTGCCGATCCGCGAGCTCAGCCAGCAGCTCTTGCACCTGCAGCTCGCCGCCTGGCCGAGTTTCTGGGTGCTGTTCTACGCGGGCGCCACCTATGGCAACGCCGGTTTCTTGCGCGAGCAGATGTGCAAGTACATCTGCCCCTATGCGCGCTTCCAGAGTGCCTTGATCGATGCCGATTCGCTGATCATCAGCTATGACGCCGCCCGCGGCGAGCCGCGTGGCGCGCGTTCGCGCAAGGGACCAGAGCTCGCGCTTGGCCAGACCGCCGATTGCGTGGGCTGCACCCTGTGCGTGCAGGTTTGCCCCACCGGCATTGACATCCGCAATGGCTTGCAAAACGAATGCATAGGTTGCGCCGCCTGCATTGACGTCTGTGATCAGGTGATGGACAGGGTCGGGGCGCCGCGTGGCCTGATCCGCTATGCCACCGAGAACGGCATCAAGAATCATTGGACGCGCTCGCAGATGCTGGCCCGCGTGTTGCGACCTCGGGTCTTGATCTATGGGGCGGGCCTGTTCTTGCTGAGCGGCGCCTTCGCCTTCAGCCTGCAGCAGCGCCAGGATCTGTTGATCGATGTGGTCAAGGACCGCAGCACCATGGCGCGCGAGGTCGGGGACGGCGTGGTCGAGAACGCCTACCGCCTGCAACTGATCAACCGCAGCGAGCGGCCTTTGCGCCTGAATCTGAGCGCCGAGGGTTTGGTCGGGCTGCAGTTGCAAGCCCAAGGGGGTAGCCAGTTTCTGTTGGCGCCGGCCGCCATCGGCGCCGTGCCGGTTCAGCTGCGCTTGCCTCAGCAGGCTGGCCTCGCTCCAGGCACCCATACCGTCTACTTCGTCGCCGAGGATCGCGACCTCCCCGGCAGCCGCTTCCGCAGCAAGGCCGTGTTCTACCTGCCGCGCTGA
- a CDS encoding NnrS family protein: MGTVFVQLQEPPRRHRSGQGLALWDLGFRPFYLLAALLAMLSVPLWALQFSGLLASGGLRGSAWHAHEMVFGYALAIVIGFLFTAGRNWSGRATPTGRPLMALAALWVLARVLVLTPWLWASLAVNVAVPWLAAWGLWGALHAGGNRRNYFFVGLLLALGLATAALHLGQLGLWAKLQLPAAPFQGLGLPLALDLLLFMIAVMAGRVLPMFSNNGVPGMNARREPRLERIALAALLLLAACDALGLSGPVMLLALLPALLAHSLRFALWQPWKTLGNPLVWVLHAAYAWLLLHLALRAAATLDWLPAASATHALTVGLIGLMTLGMITRTALGHTGRPLKAGPVETAAYLALLAAAVLRVFLPLLLPAALLWAVWLSALCWTLAFALYLWRYGPMLLRPRVDGLPG, encoded by the coding sequence ATGGGCACGGTGTTCGTTCAGTTGCAGGAGCCGCCTCGGCGGCACCGGTCTGGCCAAGGGCTGGCGCTCTGGGACCTGGGCTTTCGGCCGTTTTATCTCTTGGCCGCCTTGTTGGCCATGCTGTCCGTGCCTTTGTGGGCGCTGCAGTTCAGTGGCTTGCTGGCCAGTGGAGGCCTGCGCGGTTCAGCCTGGCATGCCCATGAGATGGTGTTCGGCTACGCCCTGGCCATCGTCATCGGGTTTTTGTTCACGGCCGGTCGAAACTGGTCGGGGCGGGCCACGCCGACGGGCCGCCCCTTGATGGCGCTGGCGGCGCTGTGGGTGCTCGCCCGTGTGCTGGTGCTGACACCTTGGTTGTGGGCCTCGCTGGCGGTCAATGTGGCCGTGCCTTGGCTGGCGGCTTGGGGTTTGTGGGGGGCCCTGCACGCAGGCGGCAACCGGCGGAATTACTTCTTTGTCGGCCTGCTGCTGGCCTTGGGCTTGGCCACCGCTGCTTTGCATCTCGGGCAGTTGGGCCTGTGGGCCAAGCTTCAGCTGCCGGCGGCACCGTTTCAAGGCCTGGGCTTGCCCTTGGCGCTCGATCTGCTCTTGTTCATGATTGCCGTCATGGCCGGCCGAGTGCTGCCCATGTTCTCCAACAATGGTGTGCCTGGCATGAACGCGCGCCGTGAGCCTCGCCTGGAGCGCATCGCACTGGCGGCGCTGCTGCTGCTGGCCGCCTGCGACGCACTGGGCTTGAGCGGCCCGGTGATGCTTCTGGCGCTGCTGCCGGCTTTGCTGGCGCACAGCCTGCGCTTCGCGCTCTGGCAGCCTTGGAAGACCTTGGGCAACCCTTTGGTCTGGGTGCTGCACGCGGCCTACGCTTGGCTCTTGCTGCACCTGGCTCTGCGTGCAGCGGCGACCCTGGACTGGCTGCCCGCGGCCTCTGCGACCCATGCCCTGACGGTGGGCCTGATCGGACTGATGACCCTGGGCATGATCACGCGCACCGCCCTCGGGCACACGGGTCGGCCGCTGAAAGCTGGGCCGGTGGAGACGGCGGCCTACTTGGCCTTGCTTGCGGCCGCAGTGCTGCGGGTGTTTCTGCCGCTGCTGCTGCCGGCGGCCTTGCTATGGGCGGTCTGGCTGTCTGCCCTGTGCTGGACCTTGGCATTTGCCCTGTATTTGTGGCGTTATGGTCCCATGCTTCTGCGGCCCAGGGTTGATGGGCTTCCCGGATGA
- a CDS encoding RrF2 family transcriptional regulator: protein MRLTTMTDYALRMLIYLGQQPDRLCTTAEIAQAYDISEAHLTKITHQLGLGGWIRTVRGKGGGMSLALAPEDIMLGELVRAVEPDFYLVECLGNGNACSLTGRCRLTGIFNEALAAFLEQLDRHSLADLLSPAQTPASATSRGVPVGLSGLSIQPVPIKRRSRKPHEPI from the coding sequence ATGCGCTTGACCACCATGACCGACTACGCCTTGCGCATGCTGATCTATTTGGGTCAGCAACCCGATCGGCTCTGCACCACGGCTGAGATCGCTCAGGCCTATGACATCTCGGAAGCCCATCTGACCAAGATCACCCACCAGCTCGGCCTGGGCGGCTGGATTCGTACCGTGCGTGGCAAAGGCGGGGGCATGAGCTTGGCTTTGGCGCCGGAAGACATCATGCTCGGCGAATTGGTGCGTGCCGTGGAGCCCGACTTCTACCTGGTGGAGTGTCTCGGCAATGGCAATGCCTGCAGCCTGACTGGCCGCTGCCGCCTGACCGGGATCTTCAACGAGGCGCTCGCGGCCTTCCTGGAGCAGCTGGATCGCCACAGCCTGGCTGATCTCTTGAGCCCCGCCCAGACTCCCGCCAGCGCCACGTCGCGCGGCGTGCCTGTGGGCTTGTCCGGTTTGAGCATTCAGCCCGTCCCCATCAAACGGCGCAGCCGAAAGCCCCATGAGCCAATCTGA